The Ostrinia nubilalis chromosome 17, ilOstNubi1.1, whole genome shotgun sequence genome contains a region encoding:
- the LOC135080225 gene encoding odorant receptor 10a-like produces MSRAKYVEKRHTFARIQRLLVGNSWEEFTILSVFAALLFGGVFIYMGTFSQLIYLSQVFPDKIKSFQAINCWSSTVVPLSKFIFMFTSSSRLRKIMELSREGLTAVSEHSSAHKQMLAILRKAHMVSWLVILNQCFTHFVYLILPVFFTILSNDRYLPTTPGDIYGIFSKYESPYYEISFTLTIIATLFSVINQTGYIVLFVVLLAHELGHFYAICEILNEIHGIVYNEGANSDPIKNNSHNEEKESLQLMTTEHSMTEIQKQKKIQELLVFCVKHHQFIMRFHAKIGDLYKVIFGAHFLIMVIVLVTTLQTMNSWGLINTALTGLTAVMPLVVYCFGGEMLISSSLAMADAVYACGWEGMRVKQARIVLLILCVAQHPLYYTAAGIFIMNRETFGDVAQVVYKIYAVFK; encoded by the exons AATTCACAATACTCTCAGTATTTGCTGCCCTGCTCTTCGGAGGCGTCTTCATCTACATGGGCACCTTCAGCCAGCTGATATACCTGTCGCAGGTGTTCCCGGACAAGATCAAGAGCTTCCAGGCCATCAATTGTTGGAGCAGCACCGTAGTGCCGCTGTCGAAGTTCATCTTTATGTTCACGTCCAG CTCTCGTCTCCGAAAAATTATGGAGTTGAGTCGCGAGGGCCTTACCGCTGTCTCCGAGCACAGCTCCGCTCACAAGCAAATGTTGGCCATCCTCCGCAAAGCCCATATGGTATCCTGGCTGGTCATCCTTAACCAGTGCTTCACGCATTTTGTATACCTCATTTTGCCTGTTTTCTTCACTATTTTGAGCAATGATCGATATTTGCCGACTACGCCTGGTGACATTTATG GTATCTTCTCGAAGTATGAGAGCCCATATTACGAGATATCTTTTACACTCACCATTATTGCCACCTTATTCTCTGTAATCAATCAGACTGGATACATTGTGCTATTTGTCGTGCTCCTCGCTCATGAACTTGGCCATTTCTACGCCATTTGCGAGATTCTCAACGAAATCCATGGAATTGTCTACAATGAAGGTGCAAACTCGGATCCAATAAAAAACAATAGCCACAACGAAGAGAAAGAATCTTTGCAACTGATGACAACGGAACATTCAATGACGGAGATacagaaacaaaagaagatccAAGAGTTGCTGGTATTCTGTGTGAAGCACCACCAGTTCATAATGAGATTTCATGCAAAGATCGGGGATCTGTACAAGGTCATATTCGGCGCGCACTTTTTGATAATGGTGATAGTATTGGTGACGACACTGCAAACGATGAATTCTTGGGGTTTGATTAATACTGCTTTGACAGGATTGACTGCTGTGATGCCATTGGTGGTGTATTGTTTTGGTGGAGAGATGCTGATATCTTCTAGCCTAGCAATGGCCGATGCAGTGTATGCTTGCGGTTGGGAGGGCATGAGAGTGAAGCAGGCGAGGATTGTACTACTCATACTTTGTGTGGCGCAGCATCCTTTGTACTATACGGCAGCCGGAATTTTCATTATGAATAGAGAGACCTTTGGAGACGTGGCACAGGTTGTGTACAAAATATATGCAGTATTTAAATAA